GGCCGTCAGCACCACATCGGTATCTTCGCGGCCGGCCACATCGGCCAGGGCGGCGGCCCCGGCAAGCACCTCGGTTTCGGGCTGCTGGGCCAGCGCCTGCCGAACCGCTGCGTACTTGCTTTCATCCCCAATCACCACGGCGGCGGGCCGGAACTCCCGGGCCTGTTGCACCAGCAAATCGGCGTTGGAGTGCGCGGAAAGGGCCGTGACGGTAAACCTATCGGCGTGGCTGCGAATAACGTCAAGCGCCTGCGTGCCGATGGAACCGGTGGAGCCAAGCAGGGTAACGCGTTTGGGGGAAGCTGAGGGCATATACAAAAGTAGTGCGTAGCGGGGCTTTGCCCACTATGCTTATTCTATCCCCTGAATTTGAACGGGCTTGCCATTGAACAAGGCCTGCTCTCCCGCCCGCTTGCCGCTCAGCGCGGCCGCCACCGGCGCAGCTGCCGACACGGCAAAATAATCCAGCCCCTCCACCGAAACTTTACCCGCGCTGATGCTAATGTAGAAACGACCCATGCTGGTATGCACCAGCGCGCCCGGGCGCACGGTGTCGCAGGGCTTTTCGGACTGAATTCGGTCCAGCTCACCCTGTAGCTGTTTGGCCTGCTGGAGCTGCACGGCATTCCGGTCCCGCTCGTTCTGGGCCATGGCGCGGCCGGTTTCGTACTTGTCGCCGGCGCTGCTTTTGGTTTCGGAGTTGGCGGATTCCTGCGCGGCCTGCATAGCGTGCTGGCAGGCTTCGATGCGCTGCTGAACATAGGCTTGACAGGCGGCGTGGAGCTGAGTTTTCAGAGGCATTTTTCTGGCTATCTGTTTTTTCCCGGCAAGGTCACAGTGACGACCACCGGAAAATGGTCGGAGGGATAATGCCCGCGCAGGGAGTCGGTCAGTACGCCATAGTCAAGCACAGAAATGCCCTGACTCACAAAGATGTAGTCAATGCGGTCCGTGAGCGGAGCATCCAGCTTAAAGGCGTTGAAGGTGCCCACGGGGCCGTATGCGGGCTTTTCGGTTATCTGATACGCGTCACGCAACAACGTCTGCATGGTCTGAATCTGCTCGGTGTCGGGGGTGGAGTTGAAGTCGCCGACGCAGATGACGAGGGCATTTTTGGCTATTTCCTGAATCTTCTGCACCATCAGCCGGCCCGACTGGCGGCGGGCTTCCACGCCCTGATGATCAAAGTGGACGCTGAAAAAGAAGAACTCCTTTTTGGTTAGCACGTCCCGGAATTTGGCCCAGGTGCAGATGCGGTTGCAGCAGGTGGCATCCCAGCCTTTAGACGGTTGATCCGGGGTTTGACTCAGCCAGAAATCCCCCGTTTGCAGCAGCTGCAGCCGGCTTTTCTTGTAGAAAATGGCCGAATGCTCGCCGGCTTCCTTGCCATCATCACGGCCGTGGCCCACAAAGGCATATTCCGGCAGCTCCGCCACATCCGCTAGCTGACCCCGAAAACCCTCCTGCGTGCCGAACACGTCAAAATCGTGGTAGCGCACCAGGCTTTTGACCATTTCCTTGCGCAGCGGCCAGGCATCAGCCCCATCACTGGCAATGTTCAAACGCAGATTATAGGTGGCCACCCGCAACGGTACCGCCTTTTTGGGGGCGGCCATGAGGGGGCAGCATAGCAGCAGGCTCAGGAGTAAAAGAACGAATGGGCGCATATTTATATTGGGTTTAAAGAGGCATTCTACAAGGCTGAGCCAAAATGGAAAGTAGGTACCCCAACAGGTCTTAGAGTTCAATGATACTCAGCAGCCCCTCCGCCACCTTCCTATCATTGCTCAGGCGCGGCACTTTGTTCTGCCCACCCAGCTTGCCCAGGCTCTTCATGTAGCGTTGGAATGCCCCCAGTGGCAAGCTGGTGATTTGGAGAGGGGTCAGGATACGGCCCTTTATCAAATCATTATAGTACACGTTGCGCTGGCGTAGGCCAGCATCCAGGGCTGCGGCAAAACTGGCCATGTTTTGGGGGGGATGCGCAAACTCTATCAGCCACTCATGGTAGGAGTCAACCAAGGGGTTGTCGCTGATGTGAGGGGCTACGGTAAATTCTACTACTTCTACCTCCGGGTGCTGCTGCATAGCATCGCGCAGAATCTGCTCTACCTCTTCCCCAATTACATGCTCTCCAAAAGCCGACAGGTAATGCTTGATGCGGCCAGTAACCACCACGCGGTAAGGCGCAAGACTCACAAAGCGTATGGTGTCGCCAATGCTATAGCCCCAGAGGCCGGCATTGGAATTGAGCACCAGGGCATACTGCTTGTCCAGCTCTACATCGGCCAGGGTCAGGCGGGGCGGGTTCGCCTCAAAAATGCGCTCGGCGGGAATAAACTCGTAAAAAATGCCCGTATCGAGCAGTAGCAACAGGCCCGGATTGCCCGGCTCATCCTGAAAAGCCAGGAAACCTTCAGAGGCCGGAAACAGCTCCAGGTGGTCGATAGGGCGCCCAATGGTTTCGAACAGCTTTTTACGATAGGGCTCAAAGTTTACGCCACCGTACACGAACAGATTAAAATCAGGAAATACCTCTCCTACCGGCCGGCCCGTGCGGGCCACAAGCTTATCAAAATACATCTGCACCCAGGGCGGAATACCGGAAATAAGGGTAAGGTGCTGGCCCAGCATTTCATCGGCAATGTGGTCCAGCTTTGTCTCCCAATCCTCAATACAGTTGGTAGCATAGCTGGGCAGCTGATTGCGCCGCAGATAGGCTGGTACATGGTGGTTGACAATTCCGGAAAGACGGCCGGTAGGTATGCCCCCTACGTTTTCCAAAACCGGGGAGCCGGTGAGGAAAATCAGCTTGCCATCCAGAAATTGGCTGCGGCCAGTGGCATGCACATAATGCAAGAGGGCGTCGCGGGCGCCATTGATATGATTGGAAATGCTGGCCTGCGTGATGGGAATATACTTGGCCCCCGAGGTGGTACCACTGGATTTAGCCAAATACAAGGGTTTGCCTGGCCAGAACACATTGGCTTCGCCTTGCTTGAGGCGTTTGAAGTAGGGCGCCAATCCTTCGTAGTCCCGCACCGGAACCTGCCGGGCCAGGTCGGCGGGTGTCTTTATGGCCGCAAACGCATGGTCACGCCCGAAAGCAGTCTGGGAAGCCTGCTCCACAATTTGCTTGAATACGCGCTGCTGAGTGGCTACCGGATTGCGCTGCCACTGCTGGTACTGGTGGTAGATGTAGGCAGCAAAAGGGCGGCTAAGAACAGATTTCAGACCCATGTAGTGAAGTTTTGAAAGGATGAAGTTGGGAAACAGCCTGCTTTTTTGGCTGGCCGCCTTCCTCCCTTTTTTCAAAGGTACGCTTCCGGACAAACCCAAGCGCCCACCGTGTGTGCTATCCTTTCTTTACCCGGCACCGTACCAACATACAACTTCACAAACTCACTACTTCACGATTATGATCAATCAACGTGGCAATGCCGTTTGGAACGGCGACATCAAAGGCAACGGCGAAGTTTCTACCCAAAGCGGGCTGGTAAAAGCGCCTTACTCCGTAGGCGCGCGCTTTGAAGGCCAGAAAGGCACCAACCCGGAAGAGCTGATTGGGGCGGCCCACGCGGGCTGCTACACCATGTTTCTCACGGGCCAGCTAACCAAAGCCGGCGCCCAGGTAAAGCAGCTGCGCACGGAGTCTAAGGTATCATTGGATACCTCCGGTGACATTCCGAAAGTGGTAAAAATCTCCCTGACGACCGAAGGCGAAGTGGCAGGCATTACCCAGGAAGAGTTTCAGAAGCACGCAGAGTTTGCCAAGCAGAACTGCCCTATTTCTCAGCTGCTGCAGGCCGTGCCCGAAATGGAGCTGACCTCGGCTACGCTGAAGAGCTAACCTTCTTTTAGTACCAGAAAGCCTTTAGTTAAACCGGCTTCGCTCCCAGCGTTGCCGGTTTTTCATTTACTTTGTAGGTCTGAAAAGACTAACCCGCCCTTATGCCGCCAAAAACTACCCGAATCCGCCTGCAGCCCGCCAATAACTCGCGCCTTCCTTTCTGGGGGCAAATCGGCTTTGGCCTGCTCTGGATTGCTTATACCATTGCCCTTATTGTGACCGACAGTGGCCTGAACGATATGCATTTCCTGCATTATGTGTTCCTGGTCTTCAGCCTGGTGTATGTGGGTTATGTGCTGGTGCACAATGCCCCTATTTTTGGCACCCAAAGCTACCTGGAGTTCACGCCGGCCTACATTGTGCATAAGGCCGGGCTGTTTCGGGCCAAGCAGGCCTTTCCGGCCGAAAGCATTAAAAGTCTGGATCTGGCCCCGCAGCAATTGCGGCTGCAGCTGCAGGATGGTGGCACGCATATGCTCAGCCTGCGCGAAGTGCGCGGCGTAAAGCGCAAGCGCTTCATGCGCGACCAGGTCCGCAACTTTGCCACCCAGCATAACATCCCGCTACGCGACGTTCAGCCGGCCGCGTAAGTATCATACATCAACAAAAAAGCCTGCTCCGGTACCGGAGCAGGCTTTTTTGTTGATGAGAAGTTAAGCAGGCTACTTCCCGGTTTTGCCGTTGGTAAACTTCTTGCGCAAATCCTGGATCTGCCCCCGGAACTGCTTATCGGAGTCAATCAGGTCGGAAACCGTCTGCACCGAGTGAATAACGGTGCTATGGTCGCGGCCACCAAAGTGGTAGCCAATGCTTTTCAGGGAGTGGTTGGTGTGCTCCTTGGCAAAGTACATAGCCACCTGCCGGGCAGTTACCACTTCTTTCTTGCGGGTTTTGTCTTTCAGCAAATCCACGGAAATGCTGAAGAACTCGGCCACCGTTTTCTGAATGAAGTCCAGGTTTACCTCGGCTTCTACGTCTTCGATAATATGACGAAGCGCCTGCTTGGCCATTTCCAGGTCAATTTCGCGGCGGTTGAGGCTGCTTTGGGCAATCAGGGAAATGAGTACGCCTTCCAGCTCCCGCACGTTGGTGTCCACGGAGTATGCCAGGTATTCCACCACCTGCGGCGGAATATCAATGCCATCCTGCTCCATTTTATTCTGGATGATGGCCATGCGCGTCTCAAAGTCGGGGCTTTGCAGGTCGGCGGTAAGGCCCCACTTAAAGCGGGAGAGCAGCCGGTCTTCCAGGCCCACCAGGTCGCGGGGCGGCCGGTCGGAGGTCATCACAATCTGCCGGCCCGCCTGGTGCAGGTGGTTGAAGATGTGGAAGAACATTTCCTGTGTTTTATCCTTGCCGGACAGAAACTGCACGTCGTCCAGAATCAGAATATCTACCAGCAGGTAGAAGTTGGCGAAGTCCTGCACGGCGTTGCTGCGCAGGCTCTCGATAAACTGATTGGTAAACTTCTCCGCCGACACGTAGAGCACAAACTTGTCGGAGTTGCTGGCTTTGATGTGGTTGCCAATGGCCTGCACCAGGTGGGTTTTCCCCAGCCCCACGCCGCCATAAATCATGAGCGGGTTGAAGGACGTGGTGCCGGGCTTGTTGGCCACTGCCAAGCCAGCCGAGCGGGCCAGGCGGTTGCAGTCTCCCTCAATGTAATTCTCGAAGGAGTAGGTATTGTTGAGCTGCGAATGCAGGTAATTACGGTCGATGCCCTTGGCAGCCTCGAAAGGGTTGCGCAGCTGCTGCTGGGCCGGGGCGGCCGCGGCAGCGGCCACGTTGCGGGCGCTGGCCGTCATGGCCCCTACGGCCAGTGAACCAGCCGGTGAGGCAGCCTGCGTGGGCGCGGCGGCTTTGCGGGCCGTAGGAATATTAACGGTGCGGGGCTTGTTCTGGCTGTTGCCCTGGTCTACTACAATAGAGTATTCCAGGCGGCCTTCCGGGCCCAGCTCCTGGTAAATACCGCGCTTCAGCTCTTCTACATAGTGCTCTTCCAGCCACTCGTAAAAAAACTGGCTGGGCACCTGAATGATCAGCACGTTGCCCTGCAGCTCAATGGGCACTATAGGCTCAAACCAGGTGCGGAAGCTTTGCTCCCCAATGCTGCTCCTGATGATGCGAAGACAGTTGGCCCAGACGGTACGGCAATCCTTCAACATCAATGAAACTAGAGCAAAAACGCTGGGTTAGAGCAAATAAGAAGAGATGAAAAGGCCTGTCCCCGATAGGGCCATTTTTTTGAGGGAGACAAAAATGTGGAAAAGTCAGCAGAGAAAAAAACTGACTTCTGCTTGCGTTTATCAGGCGGTGTGCACGGGCAGCACCGAAGCCTGCGCTACGCTGGCCCGGCGCGTACCCCGCTCGAAGGTATAATCCAGCCGGCCGAGGTTAATGCCGGACCAGCCTACCTGGTTAATCAGCGTTGCGCGGCCGTCAGGGCTCTTCACGGGGTCGGGCGCATCCAGGAAGGTGTGCGTGTGCCCGCCCAGAATCAGGTCGATGCCGCTGACCTGTGCGGCCAGCTTCCGGTCGTCAATTTTATTGCTTTCGTACTTATAGCCCAGGTGCGAAAGGCAAATAACCATGTCGCACTTTTCCGCGCCGCGCAGTTTGGCTACCATTTCCTTCGATACCGCTACTGGGTCCAGGTATTTTGTAGCGCCGAAGTTGCGGTCGGAAACCAGCCCGGCCAGCTCAATGCCGATGCCGAACACGCCAATGCGGTGGCCGGCTTTCTCAAATACCTTGTAGGGCTGGAAACGCCCGGCCAGCGGGGTTTGGGAGAAGTCGTAGTTGGCAATGAGGAAGGGGAAGCCCGCGTTGGGCAGCTGCTTCTGCAGGCCTTCCAGGCCATTATCGAAGTCGTGGTTACCCAAGGTGGAGGCTTCGTAGCCCATCTGGGTCATCAGCTTCAGTTCCAGCTCCCCCCCGAAGAAGTTGAAGTAAGGCGTGCCCTGGAAAATATCACCGGAGTCCAGCAGCAGCACGTGCGGCTCCTGCTTGCGAATTTGCTCAATAAGCGCCGCGCGCCGGGCCATACCGCCCATGCCGGCCCACTGGCTGGCATTATCGGGGAAGGGCTCAATGCGCGAGTGCATGTCGTTGGTATGCAGAATCACGAGGCGCGAGGCATCGGCGGCGGCAGCCGGGAGGCTCAGGCCCAGCAGGCTCAGGCTGGCAGCACCCAGGGCGCTGTTTTTTAGAAAGTCGCGGCGGTTCATCGTATGCAGTATCTGTTTGGAAGGCGGAGGTCTGGGGGAGCGTGTTTGTGCAACACGCATTCAGAGCTCTTCATTCAGCTTTTTAAATTCCTTACTTCACTCGTCCTTCTACCTTGGCCACTACCGGCTTGCCCTGCTTGGTGAGGGCCTGAATGTGCTCGGCAATGGCGGTGCGCAGCAGCACGCCGGTTTTGCGGGGCACAATGGTCTTGAAAAACGTCATCTGGTCGCCGCCGCCGGCCAGGTAATCGGAAATGGCAATGGTATAAGTGCGCGTGGCATCGAAGGGTTTGCCGCCGATGCGGATATCGGTGGGCTTACCATCGGGCGAGACGGTATAGGTGGCGTTGGAAAAGGCCATTTTCACGCGGGCTCCATAGTCGAACAGCTGCTGCACCACGCTGCCGGGCGCATCCAGCACCACCAGCTCATTCTCGAAAGGCATCAGCTCAAACACGGAGCCCAGGGTGATGTTGCCGGCCGGCAGCTCAGCGCGCAGCCCGCCGTTGGTCATTACGCCCAGGTCAATGTTCTCTTTGAGGGCGGCAGAGGCCCGCTCGCGCTGCAGATCAGCCACAAAGTTAGCCAGCGGCGACTCGCCCGGATTCTTTTTGATAGCTACCGGGGCCGTGCCCAGCACCTGATTCATCTGCTCTTCTACTTTCTGATGATAGGGCGCAATAACGGCCTCCACCTGGGGGTCGGCGGGCAGGGCTTTGCTAACGGGCTGGGCGGTAACGGTGGGCAGCTGCGCCGTGGCCTGGTAAGGGGCCCGCTGGCAAGCCGAGCCGGCTCCCAAAGTCAGCAGCGCGGCAAAGAGTACATTAGAAAAGGAGCGATTCATACGTCATGCAACTGGAGAATTACAAAGGTACGGCGCATTGGTGTCATGTTCCTTTACCGCCTGGCCTTTCCCAGCTCTTAGCTTCTACCTGAGAGAGAATAGCCAAGCCATGAAAAAGCCTGTTACTATACCGTAACAGGCTTTTCAGGTTTGTGTTGGCAGGAAAATCGGTCTGTAGGCTGCGCTTTTTTATAGCTGTTGGAAATCAGGCTGCCGGGGCTGGGCTATTTGCCCAGCTCGTAGCCCAGCAGCAGATTGAGCTGGCCTTTACTCTTACCATAACCGGCATTATACACGTCTGTTCGATCCGCATAGATGAGCTCCAGGTTGATGTTTTTGGTGGCGGAACGCTTGATGCGAAGGCCGGCTCCTGCCACAATCACCCCTCCAAGTGTCTCTTTCCCAGAAGTAATGTATCCTTCTTCCTGGTACTCGTCCCGGGCAAAGGAACCCGTAGTGTAGCGGTTGCGGTACTCGCCATCAGCCTGCAGCAGCACCATGATGGTATAGCCTGCCTGAATAAAGGGGCGCACCTTCCCTTTCATAAAAGTGTAGCTAACCAGGCCGGGAAAATACAGGCTGGTAGTATTCAGCTTGAATTGCTCCCGTAAATTCCCATAGCCCGTTTTCACATCATATTCAGCTGAAAACGTCTGATGGATATATAAAACCTTGAAATTCAGCTCGAGGTTAGGGTTAATGCGGGCCGGAGTTACGCGCAGGGCCAGGCCCACTACCGGATTGAGAGTGGTAGCGGCCTGCGTGCCGTAAGCGCTGGGGCCGGACGCTTTGCCCGGCTGGTAGTACTCAAACCGATTCTGCTGGCCGCCTACTACAATGGCGGGGCTGAACTGCGTTTTACGGCCCAGTACCGCATTAGCTTCCTCCGGTGCCCCTACACACTTATTGTAGAGCTGCACCAGGCGGATAAATTCTGCCTCTGCAAACTTGGCCTTTGCAATAGCCGGCTGCACTGCCAGACAAGCCTGCATAGCAGAAGCCAGCGTGAACTTATATTCGTTAGAATTCTGCTGGTAGTTAACCCCATTCACGTTGCTGACACTGGTTTTGCTGATTAATTCCCGCACGGGTCCATCAGCCTGAATGCGGACATAGTAATGGTCTTTTTCTGCCAGGTCTCTCAGGTAGAGCAAGCTGGCCGGCCCCTGCACCAGCACCTCTAAAAAGCGGGGGCCGCGCACAGAATCCATTACCGCGTCTACCAGGGAAGCCGTGCGGCCGGAGTCGGCCAGGGTAACTATGCCGGTTTCATATACCTGGTCGCCTGTAAAACCATATCCACGCAGCTGACCGGGAAAATACTCTTTGGCTTCGGTGGCCGCCGACGCCCGAAAACGCGCCAGCCGGGCATTGCGCTGGGCACCCCGTGAAGCCACTTCTCCCCGCAGGGTGTCGCCGCTGGTAGTTACTACATAGCCCGGCTGAAAATTTGTCTGAGCAAATAGGAGGCTAGTCCAAAAGATAAAAATGGAACTCAGTAAAAGTTGTTTCATGCACTAGTGAAGTGAGTAGAAAAGATAAAAAGCAGGTAAAGGTACAGTCACAGCGTATCCCCGGGCGGTTTTATCAGTAAATATTATCTACGCCCGAACCGATATCTTTAGGCCGCTTTTCGAGGCTTGATTTCTCACCCCACCCTGCTGCCGTATGGCTGATTCTCCGCGCCCCGTGCCCGTTTCTTTCACTGAGTTTGAACCCGTGACCACCGCGCAGTGGCAGCAGCGCCTGAGCCGCGACCTGAAAGGAGCCGACCTGGCCACGCTGCAATGGCACACCCCGGACGGCCTCACCATGGAGCCTTTCTACCACCGCGAGGCGCTGGAAGTGCTCGGTGGGCCTCTCCCACCGCTGCTGCACACCGCCCCCGAAGGCTGGCGCAACGTGCCCACCTACCAGGTGCCCGCCAAAGAAAACGGCCATGCCGCCATCGACCGCGCCGCTGCCGCTATTACTCTGGGCGCTACTGGCGCGCATTTTGTGCTGGCTGATGCCTCCGGTTTTGATGTAGACTACCTGCACCAGCAGCTGCCCCTGCACGCTACGTATGTGGGCTATACGGTGCACCAGAATCCCTCTGAGCTGGTACAGCGCCTCCTGGTAACCGGTACTTCTTCCCTGCAGGGCTTCCTGAGCTGTGACCCAATTACCAACCACGCGCCCGACCTGAGCCTGCAGCTGATTTCCCTGCGCAAAGCCATTGCCCTCACGCATCCTCACCCCGGATTTCATGCTCTGGCCCTCAATGGCGCCTACTTTGCCAACCGCGGCGGCACTATTACCCAACAGCTGGGCTTTTTGCTGGCCGCTGCCGCTGCGTACCTGAGCGAACTGCCTTCGGGTTTATTATCCGTAGCCGATGTGGCCAAAGCCATGCAGGTGCAGGTGGGCCTCAACCCCTCTTATTTCCCGGAAATGGCCAAGCTGCGCGCCCTCCGCCGTTTGTGGGCTACGCTGCTGCACGCGTATGGCGTGCCGGCACAGATAGCCGAAGCCCTGCCCATATTTGCTACTACCTCTTCCTGGAGCCAGACCACGCTGGATGCGCACACCAATCTGCTGCGCGTAACTACCGAAACCATGGCCGCCGTGCTGGGCGGGGCCGATGCCGTGAGCGTGACGCCCTTCGACAGCGTGTTTCATGAGCCCAATGAGTTTGCGGAGCGGCTGGCGCGCAACCTGCCTATTCTGCTCCGCGAAGAGGCCTTTCTGGGCCGCGTAGCCGACCCCGCCGCCGGCTCCTACTACCTCGAAACCCTAACGGATAAGCTGGCCAGCGAAGGTTGGGGCCTTTTTCAGAAAGTAGAAGTGGAAGGCGGGCTGCCCGCCGCGGCCAGTATGGTGGCCCTGGAGCTGCACGGCGCGGCCCAGGCCCAGTTCCACCGCATTGCCACCGGCGAGCAGGTAGTAGTAGGCACCAACCGCTTCCAGAACCCCCAGGAGAAGTTCGACTTCAACCCCAAAAAGCTCCTGCGCAGCAAAAACTTCGACAGCACCCGCGCTACTTACCCCACCGAGGTGCTGCGCCTGGCCACCGCCCTGCACTTTGAGCGCCGCGAGAAGAAAAACAAGCGCGCCGCCGTGGTATTGCTGGGTCCGGGTACCAACCAGCTGATTCTGGAATCGTTCCTGCGCACCCTACCGCACCACGAGCGGCCGGAGCTGGATGCCGCCCACCCGGAAGGCACGCTCTCCGTGCTGTTTTCCTCTCCCGAGGAAGTAACGCTGATGTACGCCACGCCCACCCAGTTCCGGGAGCTGGCGCGGGTGGTCTACCGCGTAGAGCCCTCCGACGACACCTTTGTACCGCCCACCCTGCTCACCGGCGACCTGGCTACCCTGCAGGAAGGCGTGCGCCTCTACGGCTTCCAGGAATTTACCGTACAGGGCTACAGCACCGAAGACGTACTGGCCCGCCTGCAGGGAAGGTGAAATTGTGAGGTTGTGAAATGGTGAGTTGACGTTCTGCCGGCGCAAAGCTGTGCTATCTGAACAAGACCCACTTTTCACGGCCTGCCAAACTCACAATTTCACCATTTCACAACTTCACTTTTGTCATGAAACCCAACTTCGCCCAGATACCCTATAACGCCGCGCCGCTGCCTACTATTCCCGCGGAGGCCACGGAAACCAGCACGCCGGAGGGCATCAGTCTGCACAGTTTTTACACGGCCGATGATTTGGCGGGCATCAGCCACCTGGGCTTTGGCGCGGGCCAGGCGCCGTACCTGCGCGGGCCCTACGCCAGCATGTACGTGCAAAGCCCCTGGACCATCCGGCAGTATGCGGGCTTCAGCACGGCCGAGGAAAGCAACGCTTTCTACCGCCGCAACCTGGCGGGCGGGCAAAAGGGCCTTTCCGTAGCGTTTGACCTGGCCACGCACCGCGGCTACGACTCCGACCACCCCCGCGTGGTGGGCGACGTGGGTAAGGCCGGTGTCGCCATCGACTCGGTGGAGGATATGAAGGTGCTCTTCAACCAGATTCCGCTGGATCAGATGTCTGTGTCGATGACCATGAACGGGGCTGTGCTGCCCATTATGGCGTTTTACATTGTGGCCGCTGAGGAGCAGGGCGTAACGCCGGAAAAGCTGTCGGGCACTATTCAGAACGATATTCTGAAGGAATTCATGGTGCGGAATACCTACATCTATCCGCCCGCGCCCAGCATGCGCATCATTGCCGATATCTTCGCCTACACCGCCCAGAACATGCCGCGCTTCAACAGCATCAGCATCTCGGGCTACCACATGCAGGAGGCCGGCGCTACCGCCGATATTGAGCTGGCCTATACCCTGGCCGACGGCCTGGAATACGTGCGGGCCGGTTTGGCCGCCGGCATGACCATTGACCAGTTTGCCCCGCGCCTGTCGTTCTTCTGGGCCATTGGCATGAACCATTTCATGGAAATTGCCAAGCTGCGCGCCGGGCGTTTGCTCTGGGCCAAGCTCATCAGGCAGTTCAACCCCACCAACCCCAAAAGCCTGGCCCTGCGCACGCACTGCCAGACCTCGGGCTACTCCCTCACGGAGCAGGACCCCTTCAACAACGTGGCCCGCACCTGCGTGGAGGCGCTGGCTGCCGTACTGGGTGGCACCCAAAGCCTGCACACCAATGCCCTGGACGAGGCCATTGCCCTGCCCACCGACTTCTCGGCCCGCATTGCCCGCAACACCCAGCTTTACCTCCAGCACGAGACGGACGTTACCAAGGTGGTAGACCCCTGGGGCGGTTCCTACTACGTGGAAAGCCTCACCAAAGAGCTGGCCGACAAAGCCTGGGCTCTGATGCAGGAAGTGGAAGAGCTGGGCGGCATGGCCAAAGCCATTGAAACCGGCCTGCCCAAAATGCGCATTGAGGAAGCTGCCGCCCGCAAGCAGGCCCGCATCGACTCGCACAAGGAGATTATTGTGGGCGTGAACAAGTACCGCCCCAGCCAGGAAACGGTAGGCAACGAGCAGCAGATTGAGGTGCTGGACATTGACAACGCCGCCGTGCGCGAGTCGCAGATTGCGCGCCTGAACAAGATTAAGGCCGAGCGCGACAACGCCTCGGTGCAGGCCGCGCTGGATGTGCTGACGGAAGCTGCCCGCACCGGCCAGGGCAACCTGCTGGAGCTGGCCGTGCACGCCGCCCGCTTCCGCGCCACGCTGGGCGAGATTTCCGATGCCCTGGAGAAAGTATACGGCCGCCACCAGGCCACCATTCGCGCCATATCAGGCGTGTATTCTGCCGAAATGGACTACGATCAGGAATTTGCCAAAGCCCGCGACGCGGCCGATGCCTTTGCCCGCAACGAAGGCCGCCGCCCCCGCATGATGGTGGCCAAAATGGGTCAGGACGGCCACGACCGGGGCTCCAAAATCATTGCCACCTCCTTCGCCGATGTAGGTTTCGACGTGGACATTGCGCCCCTGTTCCAGACGCCCGAGGAAGTAGCCCGCCAGGCCGTGGAGAATGACGTGCACGTGGTAGGTGTCAGCAGCCTCGCCGCTGGCCACAAAACCCTCATTCCCCAGCTTATTGAGGAGCTAAAGAAGCTGGGCCGCGAAGACATCCTCGTTATTGCCGGCGGCGTGATTCCGGCTCAGGATTACCAGTTCCTGTATGATGCCGGGGTGGCCGGTGTGTATGGCCCGGGGACGGTTATTGCCGTGGCCGCGCAGGAGATATTGGAGAAGTTGGGGGAGTAAGCCAGATAACTTTAACCTGATTCTTTACTGTTACTATATGGCTGTTCTAGCTCAACAATTAATACTTGACCGTTGCCCACATTGCGGAGTTGATGCACCAACTCTGAATGGTCTTATCATAGGAAACACGAACGGGCCTATTGATACAAGAGA
The Hymenobacter sp. DG25B genome window above contains:
- a CDS encoding GH3 auxin-responsive promoter family protein, with protein sequence MGLKSVLSRPFAAYIYHQYQQWQRNPVATQQRVFKQIVEQASQTAFGRDHAFAAIKTPADLARQVPVRDYEGLAPYFKRLKQGEANVFWPGKPLYLAKSSGTTSGAKYIPITQASISNHINGARDALLHYVHATGRSQFLDGKLIFLTGSPVLENVGGIPTGRLSGIVNHHVPAYLRRNQLPSYATNCIEDWETKLDHIADEMLGQHLTLISGIPPWVQMYFDKLVARTGRPVGEVFPDFNLFVYGGVNFEPYRKKLFETIGRPIDHLELFPASEGFLAFQDEPGNPGLLLLLDTGIFYEFIPAERIFEANPPRLTLADVELDKQYALVLNSNAGLWGYSIGDTIRFVSLAPYRVVVTGRIKHYLSAFGEHVIGEEVEQILRDAMQQHPEVEVVEFTVAPHISDNPLVDSYHEWLIEFAHPPQNMASFAAALDAGLRQRNVYYNDLIKGRILTPLQITSLPLGAFQRYMKSLGKLGGQNKVPRLSNDRKVAEGLLSIIEL
- a CDS encoding endonuclease/exonuclease/phosphatase family protein, which gives rise to MRPFVLLLLSLLLCCPLMAAPKKAVPLRVATYNLRLNIASDGADAWPLRKEMVKSLVRYHDFDVFGTQEGFRGQLADVAELPEYAFVGHGRDDGKEAGEHSAIFYKKSRLQLLQTGDFWLSQTPDQPSKGWDATCCNRICTWAKFRDVLTKKEFFFFSVHFDHQGVEARRQSGRLMVQKIQEIAKNALVICVGDFNSTPDTEQIQTMQTLLRDAYQITEKPAYGPVGTFNAFKLDAPLTDRIDYIFVSQGISVLDYGVLTDSLRGHYPSDHFPVVVTVTLPGKNR
- a CDS encoding 5'-nucleotidase C-terminal domain-containing protein, with protein sequence MNRSFSNVLFAALLTLGAGSACQRAPYQATAQLPTVTAQPVSKALPADPQVEAVIAPYHQKVEEQMNQVLGTAPVAIKKNPGESPLANFVADLQRERASAALKENIDLGVMTNGGLRAELPAGNITLGSVFELMPFENELVVLDAPGSVVQQLFDYGARVKMAFSNATYTVSPDGKPTDIRIGGKPFDATRTYTIAISDYLAGGGDQMTFFKTIVPRKTGVLLRTAIAEHIQALTKQGKPVVAKVEGRVK
- a CDS encoding bifunctional metallophosphatase/5'-nucleotidase: MNRRDFLKNSALGAASLSLLGLSLPAAAADASRLVILHTNDMHSRIEPFPDNASQWAGMGGMARRAALIEQIRKQEPHVLLLDSGDIFQGTPYFNFFGGELELKLMTQMGYEASTLGNHDFDNGLEGLQKQLPNAGFPFLIANYDFSQTPLAGRFQPYKVFEKAGHRIGVFGIGIELAGLVSDRNFGATKYLDPVAVSKEMVAKLRGAEKCDMVICLSHLGYKYESNKIDDRKLAAQVSGIDLILGGHTHTFLDAPDPVKSPDGRATLINQVGWSGINLGRLDYTFERGTRRASVAQASVLPVHTA
- a CDS encoding OsmC family peroxiredoxin; its protein translation is MINQRGNAVWNGDIKGNGEVSTQSGLVKAPYSVGARFEGQKGTNPEELIGAAHAGCYTMFLTGQLTKAGAQVKQLRTESKVSLDTSGDIPKVVKISLTTEGEVAGITQEEFQKHAEFAKQNCPISQLLQAVPEMELTSATLKS
- the dnaA gene encoding chromosomal replication initiator protein DnaA — its product is MLKDCRTVWANCLRIIRSSIGEQSFRTWFEPIVPIELQGNVLIIQVPSQFFYEWLEEHYVEELKRGIYQELGPEGRLEYSIVVDQGNSQNKPRTVNIPTARKAAAPTQAASPAGSLAVGAMTASARNVAAAAAAPAQQQLRNPFEAAKGIDRNYLHSQLNNTYSFENYIEGDCNRLARSAGLAVANKPGTTSFNPLMIYGGVGLGKTHLVQAIGNHIKASNSDKFVLYVSAEKFTNQFIESLRSNAVQDFANFYLLVDILILDDVQFLSGKDKTQEMFFHIFNHLHQAGRQIVMTSDRPPRDLVGLEDRLLSRFKWGLTADLQSPDFETRMAIIQNKMEQDGIDIPPQVVEYLAYSVDTNVRELEGVLISLIAQSSLNRREIDLEMAKQALRHIIEDVEAEVNLDFIQKTVAEFFSISVDLLKDKTRKKEVVTARQVAMYFAKEHTNHSLKSIGYHFGGRDHSTVIHSVQTVSDLIDSDKQFRGQIQDLRKKFTNGKTGK